The DNA segment TAACAACAATAACAGCCAGACATATAATGTCAGCATCGTTAAGACAAGAAAATAGACGgaaaaacaataacaaaaacCAGTAATAATGACATGATACTATGAAAACGGAAAAATAGCCGGAATAAATTTAGAAATCATAAATTCTGATGCAAATGGACAATGGTTTATGCCTACTAATGAGCAACACGTATATAAATATGACTCTCTATATGTAGATGAAAATCAGCCAATTACCATagcaacaaatcaatgcaaaTTATCTTCATTTCAATCAAAtacttggaatcttttcttacaCTGCATTCATCTTCTAACTTGTGCCACATTTTTGGAATGTACTATGCTAGAAATTCCAAATAAGACCATGATCAGTATAAAACTAATGAATCAGCTCTAACCCTACCTCTACATATTGCATTGAAAAGCAGTATATTTGCATTTGTTTACATTCCTCAAAAATGAAGTTTGACCGATTAGTATATAGTTATTTTGTAATCTAACGATCGGTCCATATGAGAAAAAGAATATGCATACCCTATGTAGGGGTGGCAAATGGGCGGACGGGGCGTGTTGAGAATGAGTAATGCAAAAACCGATAAATTATTCGACTCAACCCATATTTAATAGCTATTTAATATGGATAGAAAATGGGTTAACCGACGGATACCAATATCGAGAAAATATTCAAATATGATATATCTACATTCATTAATTTTCATAACAATACCTTCCGAGAAATGGCTAATTCAAGATGTTGAACAACGAagtttaattttggaaaaacacCACCATTATGGGAATATGCACGCGGCCGTAAATTTTACTTCTTCCTAATAGGTAAAGAACATAGAGATTTGCTTAATCTAGTAGGAAGAATACTCATGAGTTCATTATTACTAGATTTACCTTCCTAACAAGCATTTTAGTTCTCCCAAGGTCAACAATACACATTCAAAAGCGTTAGACTTCATAACATTGCTGAGATGATTAGTTATTTGATCATCATTTATTAGGCAAGCAAACATCTCCGTGGTGCCAACCATTATAGAATATTAATTtaaatttgttttttaaaaaatgatttcGTCAATTAATATTGTATCAATAGTCCAGCAATATGGTTGATCCAAATTTCAACTATACATAACTACTTTTTCTGAAAACTTCTTGACTTGAAAGCTGGTGCATTTTTCTCAAACCAACATTAGAGAAGGTTAACTAACAATAGAATTTTAGATTTTAGAGCATATGCAACATTTCACCAAATCCTCATAGACCCTCAAGAACTTTCCCTATATAAACCCGTTGGAGATGATCAAACTAAACTCAAACAAAACACAACTGAATTTGTTTGGAACGCAAAGCAATCTAGCAAATTAAGTCAAAACACACATACTCCTATTGACAATGGCAGCTTCCAGCAACTACTCAATCCTCCTCTTGATCATAGCATTATTGTCCTTATCAAGCATCAGCACAACACATGCTGCTCGCGGCCTACTTCAACTTCCAAACTTGCCTACAATCCCATCATTGCCTCAGCCAACAATGCCACAGTTGCCCACTATTCCAAACTTGCCAACAGCAGCCACATTGCCACCATTGCCAACACTTCCAACAGCAACATCATTGCCTTCTTTGCCTGCTTTGCCCTCTGTACCAAAGATGACTCTGCCACCAATGCCTGCTATGAATCCTATTCCCAACATGCCTTCACTTCCTACCATTCCCACAATTCCAACCATGCCGACACTTTCACCTCCTCCATCCAACTGATCATCTTGCGGCTTCTAATATTTATTACCTGTCTTGCCCTATGGTCTCTACCGTTTGATGTTTTTTTTCTCCTTTCACTTTTGTCGTTTTAATATTTTGAGTGATTCTTAACGATATGTATCGTATCATTTACACTCTCTGAGTGTTATACAATGATTGTGCTGTAGCTAGCCTTTGTATCAATGTCATGCAGTTGTCTATTATTGGTGTGTATTTCTCCATTATATGTGAAGGTAATTAAACTCCGCAAAAACATTATACTTTGACAAGGtcatttttacttttttagtAGACAGTGTGTTGAGTATAGTGGGCCCACTTATTTATTAGTTGAATGTAATTAGTTGTAACTACACTTAGTTGTTAGTTAGTGATAGTATAAATACAGTAGTTAGTCAGTTACACTGCACAActattcttattttattttttctcagTCCTCTAATAACAGAACTTCTTCCTTCATCTCTTCTTCTTCTAGAATCTTCATTTGCCATGGTTGTAGCTccttaacatggtatcagagctcggTGCTCGATTTCCTTAAGCTCAGCCGTAAGAAAACTTAAATCCTTCAGCTGTATCAAATCATCTGCTCATCAATTTGATTGAGCCATTTTTCAACACAGAAATCTCTCTGCTCGACCTAGGGCTGGgaattgtttttgattttttggttgaATCGAGGTCAAATTGTGTCTAAGTTTGGGT comes from the Nicotiana sylvestris chromosome 4, ASM39365v2, whole genome shotgun sequence genome and includes:
- the LOC104223362 gene encoding protein PELPK2-like; translation: MAASSNYSILLLIIALLSLSSISTTHAARGLLQLPNLPTIPSLPQPTMPQLPTIPNLPTAATLPPLPTLPTATSLPSLPALPSVPKMTLPPMPAMNPIPNMPSLPTIPTIPTMPTLSPPPSN